Sequence from the Agrococcus sp. SL85 genome:
GCGAGGATCGGCGCGCTCGCCGCCGCGGGGCTGGCGTGACCGCGCCGACCCTCCGCGCGCTGCGCCGCAGCGATGCGGCCGCGATGGTCGGGGTGCTCGCCGACCCCGCGCTCTACGAGGCGACGGGCGGCGAGCCCCCGACGCTCGCCGCGCTGACGGCGCAGTACGACATGCAGGAGCGCGGCATCTCGCCCGCGGGCGACGAGCGCTGGATCAACGAGCTCGTGCTGGTGTCGGGCGAGCCCGTGGGCTACGTGCAGGCGACCGTGCCGATCGCGGGCGGTGCGGCGGAGATCGCCTGGGTGATCGGCGTCCCCTGGCAGCGCCGAGGCCTCGCGACGCGCGCCGGGGCCCTGCTGCTCGAGCGGCTCCGCGCCGAGGGCGTCGAGCGCGTGCGCGCGCACATCCTGCCCGGGCACGTGCCGTCGGAGCGGGTCGCGGCGCGCCTCGGCCTCGTGCTCACCGGAGAGGTCGTCGACGGCGAGCAGCGCTGGGAGACGCAGCTCGGCGCCTGAGCCGGGCCGCGGTCCCGCTCAGTCGGTGCTCGGCCGCTGCCGCCCGCGCTTCGTCTCGGATCGGCGGCCCTTCGCCTCGAGCCGCCGACGCTGCGAGCCGCGCGTGGGCCTCGTCGCGCGGCGCGCGACCTCCGGCATG
This genomic interval carries:
- a CDS encoding GNAT family N-acetyltransferase, yielding MTAPTLRALRRSDAAAMVGVLADPALYEATGGEPPTLAALTAQYDMQERGISPAGDERWINELVLVSGEPVGYVQATVPIAGGAAEIAWVIGVPWQRRGLATRAGALLLERLRAEGVERVRAHILPGHVPSERVAARLGLVLTGEVVDGEQRWETQLGA